The Streptomyces sp. NBC_01197 genome window below encodes:
- a CDS encoding N,N-dimethylformamidase beta subunit family domain-containing protein, with translation MGAEQIRRWESGALAHAVSDPFGQGPLPWLRGSEHYLDDTGHVVPWYAPDAPHHRSSGPRTADDVKKQIKGFASNGAAAPGEAIDFHVTVDPPQQFSVDIYRIGHYGGDGAAKITTSPWISGIVQPPPLTADRTVSCHHWWLSWRLQIPSYWSIGAYVAVLTTVDGYRSHIPFTVRDSHPADLLLLLPDVTWQAYNLYPEDGHTGASLYHAWDGVGRLLGEEDAATTVSFDRPYAGAGLPLHVGHAYDFIRWAERYGYDLAYADARDLHAGRIDPTRYRGLVFPGHDEYWSVPMRRTTEAAREHGTSLVFLSANTMYWQVDLAPSPSGVPDRLLTCRKRRGPGKPTLWREIDRPEQQLLGIQYAGRVPDPSPLVVRNAEHWLWDATGAGEGDELDGLVAGEADRYFPRTALPQHESRILLAHSPYEDSEGTMRHQETSLYRAPSGSLVFASGTFAWSPALDRPGHVDSRIQRATANLLDRICKRD, from the coding sequence ATGGGGGCGGAGCAGATCCGGCGATGGGAATCGGGGGCCCTCGCGCACGCCGTCTCGGATCCGTTCGGGCAGGGCCCGCTGCCATGGCTTCGCGGGAGCGAGCACTACTTGGACGACACGGGTCATGTCGTCCCGTGGTACGCCCCGGACGCCCCGCACCACCGCTCCAGCGGTCCGCGCACCGCCGACGACGTGAAGAAGCAGATCAAGGGATTCGCTTCGAACGGCGCGGCCGCCCCGGGCGAGGCCATCGACTTCCATGTCACGGTCGATCCGCCCCAGCAGTTCTCCGTCGACATCTACCGCATCGGTCACTACGGCGGCGACGGCGCGGCGAAGATCACCACCAGCCCGTGGATCTCCGGGATCGTGCAGCCGCCCCCGCTCACTGCCGACCGCACGGTCTCCTGCCACCACTGGTGGCTCTCCTGGCGGCTGCAGATCCCGTCGTACTGGTCGATCGGGGCCTATGTCGCCGTGCTGACCACGGTCGACGGCTACCGCTCCCACATCCCCTTCACCGTCCGGGACAGCCACCCGGCGGATCTGCTGCTCCTCCTGCCCGACGTGACCTGGCAGGCCTACAACCTCTACCCGGAGGACGGGCACACCGGCGCCAGCCTCTACCACGCGTGGGACGGCGTGGGCCGTCTCCTCGGCGAGGAGGACGCCGCCACCACGGTCTCCTTCGACCGGCCCTACGCGGGCGCCGGCCTGCCCCTGCACGTCGGCCACGCCTACGACTTCATCCGCTGGGCGGAGCGTTACGGATACGACCTCGCCTACGCCGACGCCCGCGACCTGCACGCCGGGCGCATCGACCCCACCCGCTACCGCGGCCTGGTCTTCCCCGGCCACGACGAGTACTGGTCGGTCCCCATGCGGCGTACGACGGAGGCCGCCCGCGAACACGGCACCTCCCTCGTCTTCCTCTCGGCCAACACGATGTACTGGCAGGTCGACCTGGCCCCCTCCCCGTCCGGTGTCCCGGACCGGCTCCTCACCTGCCGAAAACGTCGCGGCCCCGGGAAGCCCACCCTGTGGCGCGAGATCGACCGGCCGGAACAGCAGCTCCTCGGCATCCAGTACGCCGGCCGGGTCCCCGACCCGAGCCCGCTGGTCGTACGGAACGCCGAGCACTGGCTCTGGGACGCGACCGGAGCGGGCGAGGGCGACGAGCTCGACGGTCTGGTCGCGGGCGAGGCCGACCGCTACTTCCCGCGTACCGCGCTCCCGCAGCACGAGAGCCGGATCCTGCTCGCCCACTCGCCGTACGAGGACAGCGAGGGGACCATGCGGCACCAGGAGACATCCCTGTACCGCGCCCCTTCCGGTTCGCTCGTCTTCGCCTCGGGCACCTTCGCGTGGTCACCTGCGCTGGACCGCCCCGGCCACGTGGACTCCCGGATCCAGCGCGCGACAGCCAACCTCCTCGACCGCATCTGCAAGCGCGACTGA
- a CDS encoding phosphoribosylaminoimidazolesuccinocarboxamide synthase translates to MSGFVEKPEPLEVPGLVHLHTGKVRDLYQNEAGDLVMVASDRLSAYDWVLPTEIPDKGRVLTQLSLWWFDQLADLVPHHVISTDLPAGAPADWAGRTLVCKSLRMVPVECVARGYLTGSGLLEYEAHRTVCGLALPEGLTDGSELPAPIFTPATKAAVGDHDENVSYEEVARQTGAETAFDLRRTTLDVYERARGIARERGIILADTKFEFGYDGDQLVIADEVLTPDSSRFWPAADWEPGHAQPSYDKQFVRDWLTSDASGWDRKAELPPPALPQKIVDATRAKYVEAYELLTGTPWS, encoded by the coding sequence GTGTCCGGATTCGTAGAAAAGCCCGAGCCGCTCGAAGTGCCGGGCCTGGTACACCTGCACACCGGCAAGGTGCGCGATCTGTACCAGAACGAGGCGGGCGACCTCGTGATGGTCGCCAGCGACCGTCTGTCCGCGTACGACTGGGTGCTGCCCACCGAGATCCCCGACAAGGGCCGGGTGCTCACCCAGCTGTCGCTGTGGTGGTTCGACCAGCTCGCCGATCTCGTACCGCACCACGTCATCTCCACCGACCTGCCGGCCGGTGCCCCCGCCGACTGGGCGGGGCGCACCCTGGTCTGCAAGTCGCTGCGGATGGTCCCCGTGGAGTGCGTGGCCCGTGGCTACCTCACCGGGTCGGGCCTGCTGGAGTACGAGGCCCATCGCACCGTCTGCGGTCTCGCGCTGCCGGAGGGGCTGACCGACGGTTCCGAACTCCCCGCGCCGATCTTCACGCCGGCCACCAAGGCGGCCGTCGGCGACCACGACGAGAACGTGAGCTACGAGGAAGTCGCCCGTCAGACCGGCGCGGAGACCGCCTTCGATCTTCGCCGGACGACCCTCGACGTGTATGAGCGGGCCCGCGGCATCGCGCGCGAGCGGGGCATCATCCTCGCCGACACGAAGTTCGAGTTCGGTTACGACGGCGACCAACTCGTCATCGCCGACGAGGTACTGACTCCGGACTCGTCCCGCTTCTGGCCCGCTGCCGACTGGGAGCCGGGCCATGCTCAGCCCTCGTACGACAAGCAGTTCGTGCGCGACTGGCTGACGTCGGACGCTTCCGGCTGGGACCGGAAGGCCGAACTGCCGCCGCCCGCACTCCCCCAGAAGATCGTGGACGCGACCCGGGCGAAGTATGTGGAGGCGTACGAGCTGCTGACCGGGACCCCCTGGTCGTAG